One Deinococcus reticulitermitis genomic region harbors:
- a CDS encoding DUF790 family protein, whose translation MLPTELLMFRVKAGVVEPKRLKATEKNLQLAHTLINTFEANLGKRRVDLDEDLRALEAGRSDFKVLRGLSHLLTNGSSTFEAGGHVEPFLVREKVFELAQAQPPSRLRREAVLEQAARSLSGDVPLSAEDIAAALYADLPDQQTLVAFDPPEPQALIEQWDLAQAQGVLYRAYSLILTARPNEPARYKQLLRYTRFFGLMLTVEGDPVFGFTLTLDGPTSLFGGTTRYGLALAKFLPALLHVTKWDLTATLKPRRDLAWVDPKDEEWQFGLTSEDGYVSHYPEPKEHDSALESGFSERFGKLDTPWELQREVDLVPVPGGVILPDFRLAHPDGRSVLVEIVGYWRPEYLKKKFDLLRKSGRTDVIVCVSERLNLEKAGVDPSDFGDRVVWFKGVLNPKEVLGIAEQVARPE comes from the coding sequence ATGCTCCCCACTGAGCTGCTGATGTTCCGGGTCAAGGCGGGCGTGGTGGAGCCCAAAAGGCTCAAGGCCACAGAAAAGAATCTCCAGCTCGCGCATACCTTGATCAACACCTTTGAAGCCAACCTGGGCAAACGCCGAGTCGACCTCGACGAGGACCTGCGCGCCCTGGAAGCGGGAAGGTCTGATTTCAAGGTGTTGCGCGGCCTCAGCCACCTGCTGACCAACGGATCGAGCACCTTCGAGGCGGGCGGGCACGTCGAGCCGTTTCTGGTCCGCGAGAAGGTCTTTGAACTCGCCCAGGCGCAGCCGCCCAGCCGGCTGCGGCGTGAAGCGGTGCTGGAGCAGGCCGCACGGTCACTTTCCGGGGACGTGCCCCTCTCCGCCGAGGACATTGCCGCTGCCCTCTATGCCGACCTGCCCGACCAGCAGACGCTGGTGGCCTTTGACCCGCCCGAGCCGCAGGCGCTGATCGAGCAGTGGGACCTCGCCCAGGCCCAGGGGGTGCTCTACCGGGCCTACAGCCTGATTCTCACGGCCCGGCCCAACGAGCCTGCCCGGTATAAGCAGCTGCTGCGCTATACCCGTTTCTTCGGCTTGATGCTGACGGTGGAGGGTGATCCGGTCTTCGGCTTCACGCTGACGCTGGACGGTCCGACCTCACTTTTTGGCGGAACCACCCGCTACGGCCTGGCGCTGGCGAAGTTCCTGCCGGCCCTCCTGCACGTCACGAAGTGGGACCTCACGGCGACCCTCAAGCCCCGCCGCGACCTCGCCTGGGTGGACCCGAAAGACGAGGAGTGGCAGTTCGGCTTGACGAGTGAAGACGGCTACGTCAGCCATTACCCCGAGCCGAAGGAACACGACAGCGCCCTGGAGAGTGGATTTTCCGAGCGCTTCGGAAAACTCGACACACCCTGGGAGCTTCAGAGGGAAGTGGACCTCGTGCCGGTGCCGGGAGGCGTGATCCTGCCGGACTTCCGCCTGGCACATCCGGACGGGCGCAGCGTGCTCGTCGAGATCGTGGGCTACTGGCGCCCGGAGTATTTAAAGAAGAAATTCGACCTGCTGCGGAAATCCGGGCGGACGGACGTGATCGTGTGCGTCTCGGAGCGGCTAAACCTCGAAAAAGCAGGGGTGGACCCGAGCGACTTCGGCGACCGGGTGGTGTGGTTTAAGGGCGTGCTCAATCCGAAAGAGGTTCTGGGAATCGCGGAGCAGGTCGCGCGGCCAGAATGA
- a CDS encoding DEAD/DEAH box helicase: MREVPEAAAHLFTWDARSQSYRAPGQTYREVIEALGQGGVKDEAASFLKLDLGYARDIEPYRHQQESLNAWKRAGRRGVVVLPTGAGKTLVAQLALRDTPRSALICVPTLDLMHQWYAGLIAAFPDAHVGLLGGGSKDDAPLLVSTYDSAAIHAEDLAGRYALHVFDECHHLPAPFTRVVAEMGIAPYRLGLTATPKRSDGREADLDRLIGPVVYSALPEELAGGSLSEYREVIVRVRLSQSEQERYDECLRLRNDFLRRSGIRLGSIEGWQKFIMASGTPQGRVAMLAHREARSLAFGTEGKLRVLEEILANHPQERTLIFTDDNAAVYRVSREFLIPVITHQTPVKERHKLLERFRDGTYRLLATSRVLNEGIDVPEASVAVVLSGTATEREYVQRLGRILRRAPGKQAVLYEVITEGTSEERISQQRRGQWQPGVRPETPVWEDLNAPH, encoded by the coding sequence ATGCGCGAGGTGCCGGAGGCCGCCGCGCACCTCTTCACCTGGGACGCCCGCAGCCAGTCGTACCGCGCCCCTGGGCAGACCTACCGTGAGGTGATCGAGGCGCTGGGGCAGGGAGGCGTCAAGGACGAGGCCGCGTCCTTTCTTAAGCTCGACCTCGGCTACGCCCGCGATATCGAGCCTTACCGCCACCAGCAGGAGAGCCTGAACGCCTGGAAACGGGCCGGACGCCGGGGCGTGGTCGTGCTGCCAACCGGCGCCGGCAAGACCCTGGTCGCGCAGCTCGCCCTGCGCGACACCCCTCGCAGCGCCCTGATCTGCGTGCCCACCCTCGACCTAATGCACCAGTGGTACGCCGGGCTGATCGCCGCCTTCCCCGACGCCCATGTCGGCCTGCTCGGAGGCGGCAGCAAGGACGACGCGCCACTCCTGGTGAGCACCTACGACTCGGCAGCCATTCACGCCGAAGACCTCGCCGGGAGGTACGCCCTGCACGTCTTCGACGAGTGCCACCACCTCCCCGCCCCCTTCACGCGGGTCGTCGCGGAGATGGGGATTGCCCCCTACCGGCTCGGGCTCACCGCCACCCCGAAACGCAGCGACGGACGGGAGGCGGATTTAGACCGGCTGATCGGCCCGGTCGTGTACTCGGCTCTGCCGGAAGAACTCGCGGGCGGCTCCCTCTCTGAGTACCGCGAGGTCATCGTGCGGGTGCGGCTCAGTCAGAGCGAGCAGGAGCGGTATGACGAGTGCCTGCGGCTCCGGAACGACTTTCTACGGCGCTCGGGCATCCGGCTGGGCAGCATCGAGGGCTGGCAGAAGTTCATCATGGCGAGCGGCACGCCGCAGGGCCGGGTCGCCATGCTCGCGCACCGTGAGGCGCGGTCGCTTGCCTTCGGCACCGAAGGCAAACTGCGGGTCCTGGAGGAGATTCTGGCGAACCACCCGCAGGAGCGCACCCTGATCTTCACCGACGACAACGCCGCCGTGTACCGGGTCAGCCGCGAGTTCCTCATTCCGGTGATCACCCACCAGACGCCGGTCAAGGAGCGCCACAAGCTGCTGGAGCGCTTCCGGGACGGGACGTACCGCCTTCTGGCAACCAGCCGGGTGCTGAACGAGGGCATCGACGTGCCGGAAGCCAGTGTCGCTGTCGTGCTGTCTGGCACAGCCACCGAGCGCGAGTACGTGCAGCGCCTCGGGCGCATCCTGAGACGGGCGCCAGGCAAGCAGGCGGTGCTGTATGAGGTCATCACTGAGGGCACGAGCGAAGAGCGCATCAGCCAGCAGCGCCGGGGGCAGTGGCAGCCGGGCGTGCGCCCCGAGACGCCGGTCTGGGAGGACCTGAATGCTCCCCACTGA
- a CDS encoding three component ABC system middle component produces MINWNREPVATRHQFNPAFIAELVRHTCVGHGKAAGAMPFALAFLAVPLVMYPDSRGTINGASDTQLHTWITKHPAARISLAPRVRALVPYVRLGVAFGLTQRALSLDERGQLIVVRRVKTRGAPTPAIEASDYMKGARTLGRWFGRVGEPSNVFLMLGLTP; encoded by the coding sequence GTGATCAACTGGAACCGCGAGCCAGTAGCGACTCGCCACCAATTCAACCCCGCCTTCATCGCCGAACTCGTCCGGCACACTTGTGTAGGGCATGGGAAGGCGGCCGGAGCGATGCCCTTCGCTCTCGCGTTCCTGGCCGTCCCCCTCGTGATGTACCCGGACTCGCGAGGCACGATTAACGGCGCCAGTGACACCCAACTGCACACGTGGATCACGAAGCACCCTGCTGCCCGCATCTCGCTAGCACCACGCGTGCGCGCCCTTGTCCCCTACGTGCGCTTGGGCGTGGCTTTTGGGTTGACGCAACGTGCACTCAGCCTAGACGAGCGCGGCCAACTGATCGTCGTGCGGCGCGTGAAAACACGGGGCGCACCGACCCCGGCCATCGAGGCGTCCGACTATATGAAGGGCGCACGCACGCTGGGTCGCTGGTTCGGGCGGGTCGGGGAGCCCTCCAATGTGTTCCTGATGCTGGGGTTGACACCTTAA
- a CDS encoding excalibur calcium-binding domain-containing protein, giving the protein MRKLILLLTLGASSSAYAATFTTTANLTLRSGPSASAKKLGVIPQSTQLTMACSGSWCRTTYQGQSGYVAKAYTKAVSTTTTLLAPALPTQKSRNVYYANCTAARAAGAAPIYAGEPGYRSRLDRDNDGVACE; this is encoded by the coding sequence ATGCGAAAACTGATTCTGCTGTTGACGCTGGGGGCGAGCTCTTCGGCATACGCGGCCACCTTCACCACGACCGCGAATCTGACGCTCCGCAGCGGACCGAGCGCCTCAGCGAAAAAGCTTGGGGTGATCCCCCAAAGCACGCAGCTGACCATGGCTTGCAGCGGGAGTTGGTGCCGCACCACCTACCAGGGTCAGAGTGGGTACGTCGCTAAGGCGTACACCAAAGCCGTGAGCACGACCACGACGCTGCTTGCTCCAGCCTTGCCAACCCAGAAAAGCAGGAACGTGTACTACGCCAACTGCACAGCGGCCCGGGCGGCGGGGGCAGCGCCCATTTATGCTGGGGAGCCGGGGTACCGCTCGCGGCTCGACCGGGACAACGATGGCGTCGCATGTGAGTAA
- a CDS encoding ABC-three component system protein codes for MSDPYSATAAALGYLYQIRFALLLLIRSVREDSAQQLSIECLDDVTFAQEGEPQELIQLKHTLRTRASLTDASTEVWKTLRIWSERLSTTGHLIDQAVLTLVTSAHAADGSAAAQLREGQGRNEVAALTLLQATAATSKSKANRDAYTAFNALTLAQQAWLVSKIRVVDDAPNILDVHDKLIKEARVYVKHPAALVSRLEGWWFRQVVQHLADPTGRPFITGEDLMATTHSLVSQLQDDNLPVDFDFEEIDEAQLSPRERVFVEQLRLVLNNPTRLRMAVGHYYRAYRQRSKWLREGLILPDELKRYEQDLILEWRTQFEIMRDDLDELPDEVDMVRLGRALFNWADTSAMRRLRPRHDDASFSRGSYHMLANDFQVGWHPEFTQRLAHLMADAARGA; via the coding sequence ATGAGCGATCCGTACTCAGCCACGGCTGCGGCGCTCGGTTACCTGTACCAGATCCGCTTCGCACTCCTGCTGCTTATCCGCAGTGTCCGTGAGGACAGCGCCCAGCAACTCTCCATCGAGTGCCTAGACGACGTAACCTTCGCGCAGGAGGGGGAGCCGCAGGAACTCATCCAGCTCAAGCACACTCTACGCACACGGGCCTCCCTAACCGACGCCAGCACGGAGGTCTGGAAGACCCTGCGAATCTGGAGTGAGCGTCTGAGCACAACAGGTCACCTGATTGACCAGGCGGTCCTCACGCTGGTCACGTCGGCACACGCGGCGGATGGCAGCGCAGCCGCTCAGCTACGCGAAGGCCAGGGACGTAACGAAGTTGCGGCTCTCACTCTCCTCCAGGCGACGGCGGCCACGTCGAAGAGCAAAGCCAATCGGGATGCCTACACTGCTTTCAATGCGCTGACGCTCGCCCAACAGGCCTGGCTTGTCAGCAAGATTCGCGTGGTAGACGATGCACCTAACATTCTCGATGTGCACGACAAGCTCATCAAGGAAGCGCGCGTGTACGTTAAGCACCCCGCTGCGCTCGTTTCCCGTCTAGAAGGGTGGTGGTTTAGGCAGGTCGTACAGCACCTTGCTGACCCAACGGGGCGCCCCTTCATCACAGGCGAAGACCTAATGGCGACGACACACAGCCTTGTGTCGCAGCTGCAAGACGATAACCTTCCGGTAGATTTCGATTTCGAGGAGATTGACGAAGCGCAGCTGTCTCCGAGAGAGCGCGTGTTCGTCGAGCAACTCAGGCTGGTGCTCAACAACCCAACGCGGTTGCGGATGGCCGTCGGTCACTACTACCGTGCCTACCGACAACGCTCCAAGTGGCTGCGCGAGGGCCTGATCCTCCCCGACGAACTCAAGCGGTACGAGCAGGACCTCATCCTGGAGTGGCGGACGCAGTTCGAGATCATGCGCGACGACTTGGATGAATTGCCGGACGAGGTGGACATGGTCCGGTTGGGCCGCGCTCTATTCAATTGGGCGGACACCTCGGCCATGCGCCGCCTCCGACCTCGGCACGACGATGCCAGCTTCTCACGCGGCAGCTATCACATGCTCGCCAATGATTTTCAAGTGGGCTGGCACCCGGAATTCACGCAACGCCTGGCCCACTTAATGGCGGACGCGGCGAGGGGCGCGTGA
- a CDS encoding DUF3732 domain-containing protein — MQIRAIVLYSKSGKRRILPLYPGVNIITGRSGTGKSSLIRIVDYCLGSSRCDVAFGPIRDTVAWYGLLLRFADGETFIARENPAAGATTTNRAFIVSGNPQPIPETLTDPNTTSETVQEFINAKLGIAPNLHTPPEGQSREPLAANFRHALLFSFQEQDEIATQRKLFHRQDEFMMPQAIKDTLPYFLGVVREDALKLEQELREARRQLRRVLREQRANDEVRGEGLGRAIRFLAEARELGLIPEDFNESLNNLEATLAVLDRVRRWTPDAVPASSSSRLDALLRRRPELEDQREAVKDRLEAMLTFASEREGYEAEREEEVLRLESVHLYRVADDHDACPLCGGALDAPVPGTRAISSALADVEASLAGLQRDRPRLREQIDDLQRQRAEVDRQLRENYEEIQAVYAQDAAARALRDVNVARGRVAGRVDLWLDSVNIENQGNLQRDVDLARARVERLDGLLAEDEKTQRLVSVLVELSGRMTGWADRLQLEHAGGNRVLFDWSPLTVTVETPTQKISLRQMGSGENWLAYHLIVHFALHTHFVTRERPTPRFLMLDQPTQVYYPEEDDALRTAEETGALALLSENDRAAVQRMFDFVFDVTGELGDAFQVIVTEHADLREDERFQNAVIERWRDGEALIPREWLEELALSVETD, encoded by the coding sequence ATGCAAATTCGTGCGATCGTTCTCTACAGCAAAAGCGGCAAGCGCCGCATCTTGCCCCTGTACCCAGGGGTCAACATCATCACTGGGCGTAGCGGCACCGGCAAATCCTCCCTCATCCGCATCGTGGACTACTGCCTGGGGTCCAGCCGCTGCGATGTGGCGTTCGGGCCCATCCGGGATACGGTCGCCTGGTACGGCCTGCTGCTGAGATTCGCAGACGGCGAGACGTTCATCGCGCGCGAGAACCCGGCGGCGGGAGCCACCACGACCAACCGGGCCTTCATCGTCTCGGGCAATCCACAACCCATTCCAGAGACGCTCACTGATCCGAACACGACCAGCGAGACGGTGCAGGAATTCATCAATGCCAAGCTGGGCATCGCGCCCAACCTACACACGCCCCCCGAAGGCCAGTCGCGCGAGCCGCTTGCCGCAAACTTCCGGCATGCGCTGCTCTTCTCTTTTCAAGAACAGGACGAGATTGCGACGCAGCGCAAGCTGTTCCACCGACAAGACGAGTTCATGATGCCGCAGGCCATTAAGGACACCCTGCCGTACTTCCTAGGCGTGGTGCGCGAGGACGCGCTGAAGTTAGAGCAGGAACTGCGCGAGGCGAGACGTCAGTTACGCCGAGTACTGCGAGAGCAGCGCGCAAACGACGAGGTCCGGGGGGAGGGGCTGGGTCGGGCTATCCGGTTCCTGGCCGAGGCACGTGAACTCGGCCTGATTCCCGAAGACTTCAACGAGTCGCTGAACAACCTGGAAGCCACGCTGGCCGTTCTGGACCGCGTCAGGCGGTGGACGCCTGACGCGGTGCCCGCTTCGTCCTCCAGCAGACTCGATGCGCTTCTCCGGCGCAGACCAGAGTTGGAGGACCAGCGTGAAGCCGTCAAGGACCGACTGGAGGCCATGTTGACCTTCGCGTCAGAACGTGAGGGGTATGAGGCGGAGCGGGAAGAGGAGGTGCTGCGCCTCGAAAGCGTACACCTGTACAGGGTGGCGGACGACCACGACGCCTGTCCGCTGTGCGGTGGAGCCCTCGATGCGCCCGTCCCAGGAACGCGGGCGATCTCATCAGCCTTGGCCGATGTTGAGGCCAGCCTTGCGGGCCTGCAACGTGATCGCCCCCGTCTCCGCGAGCAGATTGACGACCTGCAAAGGCAACGAGCCGAAGTCGACCGGCAATTGCGCGAGAACTACGAAGAGATTCAGGCCGTATATGCCCAAGACGCCGCTGCGCGCGCGCTGAGGGACGTCAACGTCGCACGCGGGCGTGTAGCAGGACGCGTTGACCTATGGCTGGACAGCGTTAACATCGAAAATCAGGGCAATCTTCAGCGTGACGTGGACCTGGCCCGTGCCCGCGTCGAACGACTGGACGGCCTGCTGGCGGAGGACGAGAAGACCCAGCGTCTCGTGTCGGTCTTAGTCGAGCTGTCCGGGCGCATGACCGGGTGGGCTGACCGTTTGCAACTCGAACACGCCGGGGGCAACCGGGTGCTGTTCGACTGGTCGCCGCTGACCGTCACGGTGGAGACCCCGACGCAGAAAATCAGCCTGCGCCAAATGGGTTCTGGGGAGAACTGGCTCGCCTACCACCTGATCGTGCACTTCGCCTTGCACACTCACTTCGTGACACGTGAGCGTCCCACACCCAGGTTTCTGATGCTCGACCAACCCACTCAGGTGTATTACCCCGAAGAGGACGACGCCTTGCGAACCGCTGAGGAGACGGGAGCGCTCGCCCTCCTGAGCGAAAATGACCGTGCAGCCGTGCAGCGGATGTTCGACTTCGTCTTCGACGTCACGGGCGAACTAGGCGACGCCTTCCAGGTGATTGTGACGGAGCACGCGGACCTCCGCGAGGACGAACGTTTTCAAAACGCCGTCATCGAGCGTTGGCGTGATGGTGAAGCCCTAATTCCCAGGGAGTGGTTGGAGGAATTAGCACTCTCCGTAGAAACAGATTGA
- a CDS encoding excalibur calcium-binding domain-containing protein produces MRRLLSLAALTLGMAAAQAAPSGVLTIRFLDVGQGDSILITAPTGQTMLVDGGRSESRMRELIRQYEVKRLDAVVASHWDSDHITGLVPAVALLKPKLFANNGVAATTQVAAKLVNVVQQAGTQGLLVRGKDQVINLGAVKVTLLAPPPGVRADEQNVNSVGLLVQFGTFRALMTGDSETEETNGWLRKYAPAQLGPVDVYKSIHHGAANGDNARWLAAIRPRNVIISVGPNNYGHPTQTALSLYQKAGARVWRTDLQGTITVSVKPDGSYTVGTEKGKQTLQGRPVGNPATAPQPAPARPVPTPPPAPANVTYRSCAEARAAGAAPLRAGQPGYSRNLDRDGDGVACEK; encoded by the coding sequence GTGAGGCGCCTCCTTTCCCTCGCGGCCCTTACCCTCGGCATGGCGGCGGCCCAGGCCGCTCCGAGCGGAGTCCTGACCATCCGCTTCCTCGACGTGGGGCAGGGCGACAGCATCCTCATCACCGCCCCCACCGGCCAGACGATGCTCGTGGACGGTGGCCGCTCCGAGTCGCGGATGCGCGAGCTGATCCGGCAGTACGAGGTCAAGCGCCTCGACGCGGTGGTGGCGAGCCACTGGGACAGCGACCACATCACCGGCCTGGTGCCGGCCGTCGCGCTGCTCAAACCCAAGCTCTTTGCGAACAACGGTGTCGCCGCGACCACCCAGGTCGCCGCCAAGCTGGTCAACGTCGTGCAGCAAGCCGGGACGCAGGGGCTGCTAGTGCGGGGCAAGGATCAGGTGATCAATCTCGGCGCCGTCAAGGTCACGCTGCTGGCGCCGCCGCCAGGGGTCAGGGCGGACGAGCAGAACGTCAACAGCGTCGGCCTGCTCGTGCAGTTCGGGACCTTCCGCGCGCTGATGACCGGCGACAGCGAAACCGAGGAGACGAACGGCTGGCTCAGAAAGTACGCGCCGGCCCAACTCGGCCCCGTGGACGTGTACAAGTCCATCCACCACGGCGCGGCGAACGGCGACAACGCCCGCTGGCTCGCGGCGATCAGGCCGCGCAACGTCATCATCAGCGTGGGGCCGAACAACTACGGCCATCCCACGCAGACAGCGCTGAGCCTGTATCAGAAGGCCGGCGCGCGGGTCTGGAGAACTGACCTGCAAGGGACGATCACGGTCAGCGTGAAACCGGATGGCAGCTACACGGTGGGGACGGAGAAAGGGAAGCAAACGCTCCAGGGCCGTCCCGTGGGGAATCCAGCCACCGCGCCGCAACCGGCTCCGGCTCGCCCGGTGCCGACGCCTCCCCCAGCCCCTGCCAACGTGACCTACCGGAGCTGCGCGGAGGCCCGGGCTGCTGGTGCCGCGCCGCTGCGGGCAGGGCAGCCGGGATACAGCCGCAATCTGGACCGGGATGGAGATGGGGTGGCCTGCGAGAAATGA
- a CDS encoding DUF3006 domain-containing protein, which yields MPQFPMPKRKRLQARSGPLIVDAIEGDFARLERPDGTTVDLALVDLPESIHEGDVLTSDGEIDHAETERRRAAAQAHLDAVNLPQTPQEIDL from the coding sequence GTGCCACAATTCCCCATGCCCAAGCGCAAGCGTCTCCAGGCGAGATCCGGCCCTCTGATCGTCGATGCCATCGAGGGGGACTTTGCCCGCCTCGAGCGCCCAGATGGAACAACCGTAGACCTCGCCTTGGTCGACCTTCCTGAAAGCATTCACGAAGGCGACGTGCTGACGAGCGACGGCGAGATCGACCACGCCGAAACCGAGCGGCGACGGGCGGCGGCACAGGCCCACCTCGACGCGGTCAACCTCCCTCAGACCCCGCAGGAGATCGACCTGTGA